GTTGGGCTGTTCGCCCATTAAAGCGGTACGCGAGCTGGGTTTAGAACGTCGTGAGACAGTTCGGTCCCTATCCGCTGCGCGCGCAGGAAATTTGAGAAGGGCTGTCCTTAGTACGAGAGGACCGGGACGGACGAACCTCTGGTGTGTCAGTTGTACTGCCAAGTGCACCGCTGATTAGCTACGTTCGGATGGGATAACCGCTGAAAGCATCTAAGCGGGAAGCCCGCTTCGAGATGAGATTTCCATACACCTTGTGTGTGAGAGGCCCCCAGCCAGACCACTGGGTTGATAGGCCGGATGTGGAAGCGGGGACTAAAGACCCGTGAAGCTGACCGGTACTAATAGGCCGATAACTTACACCACACCACAGTCTGGGCAGGAAACGACTTCAAACGTTCCCGCCAAAGAAGGATTGTGTTGATCATGCTGCTTGCGTCCACTATGTGGTTCCCGGATAACAAACCCGTGTGTGGTTTGTCACCGTGGAACCGGTATTCGATCACCTGTGATGGGTGGTGGGATGCCGTAGAATTAAGGAAGTGTTCATTCTTACGCGTGGATACTTTTTCATGACAGGCACTGTTGTTTGAGTGTTTGGTTGTGACCCATTGTTTTCCCCTCCACCAGGAGCAGTTTGGCTGGTGGTGTGGGTGGTAGGGTTACGGCGGTCATAGCGTGGGGGAAACGCCCGGTCCCATTCCGAACCCGGAAGCTAAGACCCACTGCGCCGATGGTACTGCATCCGGGAGGGTGTGGGAGAGTAGGTCACCGCCGGACAATATTTCGGTTGAGAGGTTGAGGCCCGTACATTTTGGTACGGGCCTCAACTGTTTAACAGGCCCCGCGTGGGCCCAGATCGCTGCTGTCGTGGGCCGGGAGGTGGGAAGACTCACCTATTCCCTGCAGCGCTTCACGGTAAGGGATGTCCATCCCGGAACGTACCTGGACTAGAATCAGACTGTGCCTCTTTAGGCCCCCAAACTTTCTAACCGACTTTTATATATCCATAGTGACGAGCGACTGCAGTAAATTCCGTTGGTCGGCTCACGACGAGAGGAACTCACGAGCATGTCAGAGCAAAATAACAGGGATCAGCGCGGCGCCGGAAGCAACGCCGCCCACAGCAGCAGCTCGTCAGATAAGCGGGATGACCGCGGACGTCCCGCCACCAACGACCGGAATGCTCCTAAGCGTTTCGAAGACCGCAAGCCGTCCTTCGGCGGCAGGCCTGCGCGTGACGGTGAGCGGAAGTCCTTTGGTGATCGCGGCGCGTCCTCAGAACGCAAGCCTTACTCAAAGGATCGCAAGCCGTCCTTCGGGGACCGCCCTGCCCGCGGTGACGACGATCGACGTCCGGCACGCGATAACGACCGTAAGCCGGCATTCGGGGACCGCGGCGACCGTAAGCCGTCCTTCGGCGACCGTCCTGCCCGTGGCGGAGATGACCGCCGTCCGGCACGCGATAACGACCGTAAGCCGGCATTCGGGGACCGCGGCGACCGTAAGCCGTCCTTCGGCGACCGTCCTGCCCGTGGCGGAGATGACCGCCGTCCGGCTCGCGACAACGACCGTAAGCCGTCCTTCGGTGACCGCGGTGATCGCAAGCCGTCGTTCGGTGGTGACGATCGTCGTCCGCCGCGTGATGGTGAGCGCAAGTCCTTCGGTGACCGTGGCGACCGTAAGCCTTCGTTCGGTGACCGTCCTGCCCGCGGCGGAGATGACCGCCGTCCGGCTCGCGACAACGACCGTAAGCCGTCCTTCGGGGACCGCGGTGACCGTAAGCCGTCGTTCGGTGGTGACGATCGTCGTCCGCCGCGTGATGGTGAGCGCAAGTCCTTCGGTGACCGTGGCGACCGTAAGCCTTCGTTCGGTGACCGCCCGGCCCGTGGCGGAGATGACCGTCGTCCGGCACGCGACAACGATCGTAAGCCGTCGTTCGGCGACCGTGGCGACCGTAAGCCGTCCTTCTCGAAGGACCGGCCGGCCCGGGGCGAGGATGCACTGGTTGTTGAGCACAAGCACAACGCCCGCGACCTGCGCAGCGCCAACCGCCCCGACCGTGAGCGTTCCCCCGAGATCGATGACGATGTCACAGGACAGGAACTGGACAAGGTCACCCGCGCCCAGCTGCGTGTCCTGGAAGAAGTCAACGGCGAGTGGGTCTCCAAGCACCTGGTCATGGCCGGCCGCCTGATCGACATCGACCCTGAGCTGGCCTTCCAGCATGCGCTGGCTGCCAGCCGCCGCGGCGGACGCATGGCGGCAGTCCGTGAGGCAGTAGCCCTCACGGCGTACGCTTCGGAGAACTTTGCGGAAGCCCTGCGCGAATTCCGGACCTACCGCCGCATCAGTGGCTCCAATGCCTACCTGGCCATGATGGCCGACTGCGAACGCGGCCTCGGCCGTGCGGACCGCGCCCTGGACATTGCACGTTCGGACGAGGCGAAGGAACTGGACACAGCAGGCCAGGTGGACATGGCCATCGTGGCATCGGGTGCACGGATGGACATGGAGCAGTACGACGCGGCCGTGACCGCACTGGAAATCCCGCAGCTGGACAAGAACCGTGCGTTCTCCTTCAGCCCCCGCCTCTTCCGTGCCTATGCTGACGCCCTCGAGCTGGCAGACCGCAACGAAGAAGCCGAGCAGTGGCGCAACCGTGCGCTGCTGGCCGAAAAGGCACTGGGTATCGGGGAGTTCGCTGAGCCGGACATCTACGACCTCGACGACGAAGAGGAAAAGCCGGAGAAGCCGCGCCGCGGCCGCGAGGACCGTGAAAGCCGCGACGATCACCGCGGTGCTGAGCGTTCGGACACCCCCTTCGCTGCTCCGGTTGAAACCGAGCCGGCAGATGCCAACGGCGACCTGGACCTGACGGACGACGTCGACACGTTGCCTTCCGATGACCAGGAAGGCGTGATCGGCGTCCTCGAAGCTGAGGAAGAGGACGACGACAACACCGTCGAACAGCACGACGACGGCAATGACAACGAGGAATTCTCCGCCGACGCACCTGCCGGTGACGTCGACGAGGACCGCTCGTAACACCATGGCGGACAATTCGCTGATTGCCGGATACGACGCCGTCCTCTCGGACTTGGACGGCGTCGTCTACGCGGGTCCGCATGCCATTGAAGGGGCCGTCGAGGCGCTGCAGCGTCTCGACGGCGTGGGTGTGCAGCTCGCCTACGTCACCAACAATGCCTCGCGTTCCTCCGAAACCGTGGCCGCGCATCTGCGCGAGCTGGGGGCGCCGGCAACAGCGGAGACCGTGTTCGGCTCCGCGCAGGCCGGTGCGGAGCTGCTGGCAGCTTCCGTTCCGGCCGGCGCAACGGTCCTGGTAACCGGAAGCGCCTGGCTTGCCGAGCAGGTGCGCGAACAGGGTCTGGTCCCGGTGCTTTCCGCTGATGACCGCCCCGACGCCGTCATCCAGGGCTTTGATCCCGCACTTGGCTGGAAAGATCTCGCGGAGGCGGCCTTCGCCGTCGGCCGCGGCGCTGTCTGGGTTGCCACCAACACTGATATGTCCATTCCGCAGGCCCGGGGGATCGCTCCCGGCAACGGAACCCTCGTGGCCGCCGTCGCTGCAGCAACGGGCAGGACCCCCCTGGTGGCGGGAAAGCCCGAGGCTCCGCTGTTCCTGACAGCGGCACGCCACCTGAATGCCAAGGCGCCTTTGGTGGTTGGCGACCGGCTGGACACTGACATCTTGGGCGGCAACAACGCCGGATTCGCGACGGCAATGGTGCTTACCGGCGTTGACACACCTCAGACGGCGCTGGCAGCCCGCACGCAGGAGAGGCCGACGTATCTGGTCGAAAACCTCGACGCGCTCTACCGGCCGTACCCCGAGATTGAAACGGCCGACGGCGTTAGCCGCTGCGGTACTGCCGTTGCCAGAGTCAACGGGAACACCGTGGAAATCACGGGCGACAGCACCGATTTGGATAGCTGGCGTGCAGCCTGCGCCGCATGGTGGAACGCCCGTCCTCACGAGGAGAATGCGACTGCTCCGGTGCTCAGCTGGACTGTCACTGCCGGCGGATAGGCTGGATTCGAAACGTTGGACAAGGGATGGGCAAACGCCGGATGGATGACAGCCAGATGGAGAACACAAGGACAGAGTCGGCGGGTGCCGCCGGCTCCTGGCCTTCCGTTTTGGTGACCACGCAGGATCCGGCGGTTGATGCCGCCCTGGCAGCTGTTAGGGACGTCCCGGCAATGCCCACCACCGAACACCTTGCCGTGTATACAGCGCTTCACGACGGTCTCCTGGCCCAGCTGAACGCCGATCTTTCAGAGGAGCGCTAGAACGTGGCAAGACTTGACCAGGAACTGGTAACCAGGGGATTGGCACGTTCCCGGACCCACGCCGCCAAACTCATTGCTGCCGGCCGGGTTTCCCGGGCGGGCGCCGTTCTCGGCAAGGCGTCGGCTTCCGTCTCAGATGAGGACACCCTGTCAGTGCTCGACGACGGCGTCCCAGACTATGTCAGTCGCGCCGGACACAAACTCGCAGGCGCGCTTGTCGCTTTCCCGCAGGTGCAGCCCGCGGGACTTCGCTGCCTGGACGCCGGTGCTTCGACAGGTGGTTTCACTGATGTCCTGCTGCGGGGAGGCGCAGCTCGCGTGGTGGCCGTCGACGTCGGGCACGATCAGCTGGTGGAGGTGCTGCGCCGGGACCCGCGCGTTGATGTGCATGAAG
This genomic interval from Arthrobacter sunyaminii contains the following:
- a CDS encoding HAD-IIA family hydrolase, whose translation is MADNSLIAGYDAVLSDLDGVVYAGPHAIEGAVEALQRLDGVGVQLAYVTNNASRSSETVAAHLRELGAPATAETVFGSAQAGAELLAASVPAGATVLVTGSAWLAEQVREQGLVPVLSADDRPDAVIQGFDPALGWKDLAEAAFAVGRGAVWVATNTDMSIPQARGIAPGNGTLVAAVAAATGRTPLVAGKPEAPLFLTAARHLNAKAPLVVGDRLDTDILGGNNAGFATAMVLTGVDTPQTALAARTQERPTYLVENLDALYRPYPEIETADGVSRCGTAVARVNGNTVEITGDSTDLDSWRAACAAWWNARPHEENATAPVLSWTVTAGG